The sequence below is a genomic window from Candidatus Eremiobacteraceae bacterium.
GCGGCGTGGCATGCGCTTTGTTGACGACGAAGAGCTCATCCGGCCGCTTCAAAAGGTCGTACGTCTCAGAGGACATCGACTGCTCGACGATCTCCACGAGCATCGCGACATCCGCCGCGCGGTCAGCACCGATGAACAACGTTCCTCGGCCGCGCTGATTATGCGTGGCCACAGGCATGAGGCTGAGCAGCCGCTCGATCTCACCCGGTTCGACGCCGGCGGTCGCAAGGCGTGCGCGCGCGTCTTCAGCCACCATCGTCTGTGCGCACGGGCACGCGGTTATGCCTTCGGCCTCGACGCCGATGAGCCGGCGCCGATGACTGCTAGAAACGACCGCTCGGGCAAGGACCGTATAAAACTCGCGCGTGTCTTTCCCACCGGCCGGCGTCACGCGCGGCAGCGTGATCTCAGCGCGCGCCGTCACCTCGGCGCGTTCAGCGCGCTGGCTTTGCACGACGCGGTCGGCGATGGCGAGCGCAATTTCGTCGATGCCGCGCTCATCTGCAACGATGACGTCGGACAACGCATCCTCGAGATCTTGCGAGAACCGCGACATGTGGACGCCGCTGTGCTGCGCGTCGAGGTCGGCGAAGATATCGAACGTCGCGATCGTCGTGCGCAGGCCCGCGAACCCTGCGCCGAGGGTGACGAGCGACCGGACGCCGGTGACGCCCGCGCGGTTCAGCGCGAGCGAGACCGCGGGCCGCGATTCCTGAATATCCTTACGAACCCGCGTAAGGACGCCATCGCCGGAAAGTCGGACGCCGCTTGCATCGATCCGCGCAGCCAGCTCGCCCACCGACCGGCTCAAAACCGGGTGGCGCAGATCCGGCGCGATCTCGGCGAGGGGCACGAGCACGAACGCACGCTCGGCTAAGCCGGGGTGCGGGACTTGGACGTCGACGTCGTCGATCACGAGTTCATCGTACAGGAGCAGGTCTAAGTCGATCGCGCGAGGACCCAGCTTGCCGTTGCCCCGCCGTCCGACTGCGCGCTCCACGTCATGCAGCGCGGTGACGAGCGCATCCGGCGCCAGGGCCGTCGTCCCGATGCATGCGAGGTTGAGGAAATCCGGCTGTTCGCTCGTACCTACAGGCACGGTGTCGTACGGCGACGACACTCGGGAGACATCGACGAACTCGCGCAAGCGAGCGAGCGCTGCGGCGACGTTGCCGCGGCGGTCACCGATGTTCGATCCGATCGCGATCGCGACGTTGTGCTTTGCGTCATTCATCTCTCGATGCGGAAAGTTCGCACGAGCCCACGACCATCCCGTCATTATCCTTGACAATGTTGCATTGACGGCAGTATGATTTTCGTGAGCCTCAAGCGGGGGCCGCTCTACACGCACCGATCGGCGAGCGGGCGCACAACTGCCCGCATCCGAGTTGCGTAACCCGGGCGTAGCGATTGGGTATGATCCCCAATCGACCGAAAGCCGATGCGAATCCCCGTTTTTATCGGGCACCGGTGCAGCAAGGACCGGCACACGCTTGAGGCCATTCTCACCAACGTTTCAGTCCCGGGAGGGCCGTGCGGTCCTCTCTTTTCGCGTAGCGGGGCAACGGGCAGCGGATTTGAACGGAAGTGTCGAATACTTACGTATATAGTATAGGTCTGACGGGACGCGCGGCGCGCAAGCTCGTGCGGGATCCCGGGCCGAAGGAGTCACCGATCTTATGTCCATGTGGGAACCATTCACCGAGCGAGCGCGACGGAGCATCGTCTTAGCGCAAGAAGAAGCGCAGCGCCTCGGCAACAACTACATCGGAACCGAACACATCCTGTTAGGTATCATCAGCGAAGGCGAAAGCCTGGCCGCAAAAGTGCTCGAGACGCTTGGCGTCAACTTGGCCAAGGTCCGCGCCGAGGTCGAGGCTATCGTCGGCCGCG
It includes:
- the mptA gene encoding GTP cyclohydrolase MptA, with the protein product MNDAKHNVAIAIGSNIGDRRGNVAAALARLREFVDVSRVSSPYDTVPVGTSEQPDFLNLACIGTTALAPDALVTALHDVERAVGRRGNGKLGPRAIDLDLLLYDELVIDDVDVQVPHPGLAERAFVLVPLAEIAPDLRHPVLSRSVGELAARIDASGVRLSGDGVLTRVRKDIQESRPAVSLALNRAGVTGVRSLVTLGAGFAGLRTTIATFDIFADLDAQHSGVHMSRFSQDLEDALSDVIVADERGIDEIALAIADRVVQSQRAERAEVTARAEITLPRVTPAGGKDTREFYTVLARAVVSSSHRRRLIGVEAEGITACPCAQTMVAEDARARLATAGVEPGEIERLLSLMPVATHNQRGRGTLFIGADRAADVAMLVEIVEQSMSSETYDLLKRPDELFVVNKAHATPRFVEDVVREMLRFAADAFADVADDGFVFARQINYESIHKHDAVAESCCTFGELRRELGGESGVRHTTLEQWLYPR